The Xiphias gladius isolate SHS-SW01 ecotype Sanya breed wild chromosome 17, ASM1685928v1, whole genome shotgun sequence genome includes the window TCCGAGGTGAGCCCTTTGTCCCGACTGAATCAGGGCCTGCGGGTAGTCTTTTACTTGCTTTTGGCCGGTTTCTCCGTCTTCTTGGGGAGGAGAACAGCCTGGATGTTGGGCAGCACTCCTCCCTGCGCGATGGTCACACCTCCCAGCAGCTTGTTGAGCTCCTCGTCGTTGCGCACGGCCAACTGGAGGTGCCGTGGGATGATCCTGGTCTTCTTGTTGTCCCTGGCCGCGTTGCCTGCCAGCTCCAGGATCTCAGCGGTCAAATACTCCAGCACGGCTGCCAAATACACCGGAGCCCCGGCGCCAACGCGCTCCGCATAGTTGCCCTTACGCAGTAGCCTGTGGACTCGGCCCACCGGGAACTGAAGTCCGGCACGGGAGGAGCGAGACTTGGCCTTTGCTCGGGCTTTGCCTCCGGTTTTCCCTCTGCCAGACATGATCGTTTCAATGTGGTTATTGATTAAGACGAGCTACCACGAACAGCGATTGCGCGAGCCTGTGTCTCTACGTAACTGATTTGTGAGTAAA containing:
- the LOC120802584 gene encoding histone H2A, which encodes MSGRGKTGGKARAKAKSRSSRAGLQFPVGRVHRLLRKGNYAERVGAGAPVYLAAVLEYLTAEILELAGNAARDNKKTRIIPRHLQLAVRNDEELNKLLGGVTIAQGGVLPNIQAVLLPKKTEKPAKSK